Sequence from the Sphingomonas suaedae genome:
CGCACCGACATAGAGCATCAGCGCGGTCCCAAAGAAGCGCGCGGGCGGGTCGCCCGCCATGCGGATCGCCTCGCTCGCGCGAACCGGCTCGGCACGGGTGATGATCGGCCTTGGGAAACGGGCAACCGCCGATCCCAGGACCAGCAGCGCGCAGAGCATCGCGGCGATCAGATACACCCATTTCCAGCTCGCCCCGTTGAGCAGCATGTACGCGACGATGCCCGGTCCCAGGATCGCGCCGACGCCGAAAAACCCCTCGATCAGGTTCATCGTCCGCGCATGTTCGCCGGTCGAGCGCGACAGGTCGCCGATCAGCGCCAGCGCCCCGGACTTGAAGATGCCGATGCCCAGCCCCGATACGAACAACAGGGTGGTGAAAAACAGGAAGCTATGCCCCGCCGCGAACAGCGCGGAGCTGAGCCCGAACAGGACGAGGCCGATCAGGATCGTCGCCTTGCGCCCGATCCGGTCGGCAAGGAAGCCGAGCGCAATGGCTGAAATGCCGATCCCCGCCATCGTCGCGTACTGGAACGATCCGCCTGCAGTAAGACCAAGCTCGAACTCGCGGATCACTTCGGGAATGACCGTGCCGACCGAGTCGGTGGTCATCGCGAACATCGCGAACATCAGGAATACAAGCGCCTTGAGCAGCGTCGCTGCGCCGTCCCGTCCGGCCTGATCCTGCATCCTGCTCTCCACTCAAATTCGGCCGGGCAGCGCGCCAGCTCTGATACGCAATGGACCGGAGACGGAAAAAGCGGGAGGCGCAATGCCCCCCGCTCTTGCCGTCGGTCGATGCCGGGTCAGGGCGTAACCCGGAAACGCAGGCCGATCGTACGCGGCGTCGGCCCCGATCCCGACAATGGGCCGTTGGTGCCGACAAAGGTCGGCCCGCGCTCGTCGGTCAGGTTGTTGCCGATCAGCGCAAGCTCATAATCGCCGTACCGCACGCCCAGGGTCAGGGCCATGACGTTGTAGGACGGCGCGGTGATGCCGTTGTTCTGCAACCGGTCGCCGCTATGGCTGAGCGAGAGATTGCCGAAGATATTGGCGTCGTTCGAGATGTCGCGGTTGTAGCCCGCGTCGATGCGGAAATTGTTCGACAGGGTGTTGGTCAGCCGTGATCCCGGTTTCAGCAGCGGCTGGGCGGCCGCCACGACGGGATTGATCCGGTCGTATTTGCTGTCGTTGAAATTGCCGACAAAGCCAAGGTTGAATCCCTTGAGCGGGGTGCGCCAGTGCAGCTCGATATCGATGCCCTTGGTCGTCGCATCCCCGAAATTGGCGAAGCCGTTGACGTCCTGAATGCCGCCGGTGACCGAGGTCTGCAGGTTGGTATATTCGAGCTGATAGAGGTTGAGACCAACCGACAATGCGCGATCCGCCGTGCGCCATTTCACGCCGAATTCGTAGTTTTTCGTGGATTCGGGCTCCAGCGCGACGCTGGTCGGAACGCCTGCCATCTCCACCGACTGAACCTGCACCCGCGACTGGACGATGCCGGGGCGGAAGCCGGTCGCGGCCGAGATGAACATCGTCAGATCGTCGGTCGGCAGATAGGACAGGTTGAGGCGCCAGGTGGTGACGTCCTCCTTGGTCGGAACCTTGCCGGTGCTGTCGGCGAAGGCGCGATCGTCATGATATTGGCGCAGGCCGACGAGCGGGACCAGCTTGCCGTCGAACAGCTCATAGCTGACCTCGCCGAAGACGGCGTAATTTTCGGTCAGCGTGTCATTGTCGGCATCGATGACCAGCCCGGGCAGGGTCAGCGCATTTTCCTGCGGACCCGATCCGTCCTGATAGGAACCGCCGATCACCCATTTGAACGGGCCGCTGCCGTTCGAGTTTACGCGCACTTCCTGCGCGAACATCTTGGGCAGGAACTGGCTGGAGAAGGAGCCTGCGGGCGAGAGCGGGATGTTGATCCCGAACTGCCCTTCCAGATAGCTCGTCGCGCTGGTGATGCTGAACGCGCTGAAATCGACGGTTCCGGTCAGGCTGTAGAGGGTGAAGTCGCCGTTCGAAAAGCCGTCCTGCCCGGCGGTGTTCTCGAAATAGGGCGGTTTGACCGATGCGGTGAAGCCGGTGAAGTCCTGACGCGGGCGGAAATTCCAATATTGCGCGCGGATATTGACGTTTTCGGCGGGACGGAACAGCGCGACGACGCGGATATCGTCATTCTTGGCGGCGTTGACGCCGGTCTCGTCGGGCGTGCCGTCGAACGCGCCATAATAGGCATCGGCCCAGCCCGCATCGCGAGAGAAGCCGCCGCTGACGCGCACCGCCAGCATATCCTTGATAATCGGGACCGAAAGTGCGGCGGCGGCGCCATAGTTCAATCCATCGGCGCCGCGGGTCTGCGATGCCTCTGCCTCGAACGCATAGTCGAAATCGTTGAGATCGGGGTCGCGGGTGCGGAAGATGAAGACGCCTCCCGAGGAGCCCTGGCCATAGAGCGTGCCCTGTGGGCCGCGCAGCACCTCCACCCGGTCGATGTCGATGAAGCGAACCGGTGGCGCGATGCCGAAATTGGTGACGATGAAGGGTGCGTCGTCGAGATAATAGCCGATCGGCGAGTCGCCATTCTGCGTCACGCTGCCGCGCAGATTGTAGAAGCGCGAACCGTTGGACTGGCGAAAGCCCTCGAAGGCGCCGGGCACGCTCGACACGAGATCGCCGATGGTCGAGATGTTGCGCTCTTTCAGCTCCTCGCCGTCGAACGCCTGGATCGCAAGCGGCACTTCCTGGAGCGCCTGCGCGCCACCCTTTTGCGCGGTCACGACGACTTCCTGAACAGCTGATGCGGCTGGCGCCTCGGCCTCCTGCTCGGTCGGTGCGGTCTGGGCGAATGCCGGGACCGCTGTCAGGACGCTCGCGACCGCGATGGACGCAACGGTCGTGCGAATATGCTTCATTTTCCTCTCCCCGGTTATATTTTCAATCGATTGCATAAATATTGTGTCGGCTATCGTCAAGGGCAACGCCGCTGCGCAAACGCTCACCTCACAGCGAAATCTGGGTTCAGTTCCGCAATCGTTTGCTGCCCTCGGCCTAGCCTGCTGGGCGGGCGAAGGCGCGACGCAGTGCCTCGATCTTGGCGCGCGTAAATTGCTTCGCCTGGGGCGAGTCCGCCGACAGCTGGTCAAAGCCATGATAGGCGCCGGGGATCACCTGCAACTCGGTCGGCACCCCGG
This genomic interval carries:
- a CDS encoding MFS transporter: MQDQAGRDGAATLLKALVFLMFAMFAMTTDSVGTVIPEVIREFELGLTAGGSFQYATMAGIGISAIALGFLADRIGRKATILIGLVLFGLSSALFAAGHSFLFFTTLLFVSGLGIGIFKSGALALIGDLSRSTGEHARTMNLIEGFFGVGAILGPGIVAYMLLNGASWKWVYLIAAMLCALLVLGSAVARFPRPIITRAEPVRASEAIRMAGDPPARFFGTALMLYVGAEAAIYVWAPTYLADYSGSWLWLAAYVVSIFFVLRAAGRFLGVWLLSRFDWASVIFVCSAAMAALFWVAVIGGREVAIFALPATGLFMSVLYPTINSTGISCYDKGRHGSIAGLLLFFTCISAVFAPMAMGALGEWLSDSTYSILLGALFATLLTLLCGWNRSRAPFAALLVQRDADDYRG
- a CDS encoding TonB-dependent receptor gives rise to the protein MKHIRTTVASIAVASVLTAVPAFAQTAPTEQEAEAPAASAVQEVVVTAQKGGAQALQEVPLAIQAFDGEELKERNISTIGDLVSSVPGAFEGFRQSNGSRFYNLRGSVTQNGDSPIGYYLDDAPFIVTNFGIAPPVRFIDIDRVEVLRGPQGTLYGQGSSGGVFIFRTRDPDLNDFDYAFEAEASQTRGADGLNYGAAAALSVPIIKDMLAVRVSGGFSRDAGWADAYYGAFDGTPDETGVNAAKNDDIRVVALFRPAENVNIRAQYWNFRPRQDFTGFTASVKPPYFENTAGQDGFSNGDFTLYSLTGTVDFSAFSITSATSYLEGQFGINIPLSPAGSFSSQFLPKMFAQEVRVNSNGSGPFKWVIGGSYQDGSGPQENALTLPGLVIDADNDTLTENYAVFGEVSYELFDGKLVPLVGLRQYHDDRAFADSTGKVPTKEDVTTWRLNLSYLPTDDLTMFISAATGFRPGIVQSRVQVQSVEMAGVPTSVALEPESTKNYEFGVKWRTADRALSVGLNLYQLEYTNLQTSVTGGIQDVNGFANFGDATTKGIDIELHWRTPLKGFNLGFVGNFNDSKYDRINPVVAAAQPLLKPGSRLTNTLSNNFRIDAGYNRDISNDANIFGNLSLSHSGDRLQNNGITAPSYNVMALTLGVRYGDYELALIGNNLTDERGPTFVGTNGPLSGSGPTPRTIGLRFRVTP